In Helianthus annuus cultivar XRQ/B chromosome 8, HanXRQr2.0-SUNRISE, whole genome shotgun sequence, a single genomic region encodes these proteins:
- the LOC110869477 gene encoding probable LRR receptor-like serine/threonine-protein kinase RPK1: MNLLVAVFNLLFFSFVSGDNASGPRHHRRFLVGPTDGKRTGFRPFELMLILVAALIVLILIALIIVYFYMKRMKKSARIEIEMVPSPPRTGLERLVIFKEVGVPLTFNTVVEATGNFTSRYCIGSGGFGSTYRAEISPGTIVAVKRLTVEMCQGVPQFNAEIRSLAQIRHPNLITLIGYYASVSEMFLVYNYLPGGSLEEFIQLKRNRVTGVQVVSKIALNVAVALAFLHDECNPRILHRDVKPSNILLDNDLNAYLSDFGLSRLLEGFESHVTTGVAGTFGYVAPEYALTCRASDRSDVYSYGVMLLELISDKRALDPSFSSQENGYTIVSWAGMLRREGRMEEVFAPGMWEAGPEKTLLDLLQLGLICTAEAAIGRPTMRQVVKKLKQIRYVFDC; encoded by the coding sequence ATGAACCTCCTGGTTGCCGTGTTTAATCTGTTATTCTTCTCTTTCGTTTCGGGCGATAACGCATCGGGCCCACGACACCACCGTCGGTTCCTCGTTGGCCCGACGGATGGCAAGAGAACGGGCTTCCGCCCGTTCGAATTGATGCTGATTTTAGTAGCAGCATTAATTGTTCTAATTCTCATAGCTTTGATTATTGTTTACTTTTACATGAAGAGGATGAAAAAGAGTGCCCGAATCGAAATCGAAATGGTCCCATCGCCACCGCGGACCGGGCTAGAACGCCTTGTGATATTTAAAGAAGTGGGCGTACCGTTAACTTTCAATACGGTCGTGGAGGCGACCGGGAATTTCACTTCACGGTATTGTATCGGAAGTGGCGGTTTCGGGTCGACGTACCGGGCCGAGATATCCCCGGGCACGATCGTGGCCGTGAAGCGGCTCACGGTAGAAATGTGTCAAGGAGTACCGCAGTTTAACGCGGAAATCCGTAGTCTCGCACAGATCAGACACCCGAATCTTATTACGTTAATCGGCTATTACGCGAGCGTGTCCGAGATGTTTCTAGTTTACAATTATCTTCCGGGTGGGAGCTTGGAAGAGTTTATACAATTGAAAAGAAACCGTGTTACGGGCGTGCAAGTGGTTAGCAAAATCGCGCTTAACGTGGCGGTCGCACTCGCGTTTTTACACGACGAGTGTAATCCGCGGATACTCCACCGCGACGTAAAGCCGAGTAATATTTTGTTAGACAATGATTTAAATGCGTATTTATCAGATTTTGGGTTGTCACGTCTTTTGGAGGGGTTCGAGTCACATGTGACAACTGGGGTTGCGGGGACTTTTGGATATGTTGCACCCGAATATGCTTTGACGTGTCGGGCGTCCGATAGGTCAGATGTGTATAGCTACGGTGTGATGCTTCTTGAACTGATTTCGGATAAACGGGCTTTGGACCCGTCGTTTTCAAGTCAGGAAAATGGTTATACGATCGTGTCGTGGGCGGGTATGCTACGAAGAGAGGGGCGGATGGAGGAGGTTTTCGCTCCCGGAATGTGGGAAGCGGGGCCGGAAAAAACGTTGCTGGATTTGTTGCAATTGGGATTGATTTGCACGGCTGAAGCGGCCATCGGGAGACCTACGATGAGGCAAGTTGTAAAGAAATTGAAGCAGATTCGATACGTTTTTGACTGTTGA